In one window of Vibrio sp. DW001 DNA:
- a CDS encoding DsbE family thiol:disulfide interchange protein, which yields MKLVKLSVLLVILLSVFGTLYYGLNNANSELNDAMMNEPVPSFNLSTLRGDKIVDETIFVSDEYTLLNIWASWCAACKIEHPFLVELAESGIKIIGLNYRDNQKEAQKVIVAEGNPYTEIVYDPNGELALDLGVLGAPETFVIDGNGKIITRVSGIIDSDVWHNQLASYF from the coding sequence ATGAAACTGGTTAAGTTATCTGTATTGCTGGTTATCTTACTCTCAGTATTTGGGACTCTATATTATGGCCTAAATAACGCTAATTCTGAGTTAAATGACGCCATGATGAATGAACCAGTTCCAAGCTTTAACTTGTCTACACTAAGGGGTGATAAAATAGTAGATGAGACCATTTTTGTTAGTGATGAATATACGCTACTGAATATCTGGGCGTCATGGTGTGCTGCATGTAAAATTGAACATCCCTTTCTTGTTGAACTGGCTGAGTCCGGTATTAAGATAATAGGGCTTAATTATCGAGATAATCAAAAGGAAGCACAAAAGGTTATTGTGGCAGAGGGCAACCCTTATACTGAAATAGTGTATGATCCAAATGGTGAGTTAGCGCTAGATTTAGGCGTATTAGGCGCACCTGAAACCTTTGTTATAGATGGTAACGGTAAGATTATTACCAGAGTGAGTGGAATCATTGACTCAGATGTCTGGCACAATCAACTTGCTTCCTATTTTTAA
- the nrfF gene encoding heme lyase NrfEFG subunit NrfF yields MRKISVSVASALMLMMTVFTTTAANKSDPVIFYDNNKDVAIQAELFEFDSEQQRQEAVSLAKSLRCPQCQNQNLVESNSPVAKDLRLKVYQMVKDGQSDDQIVEFMTHRFGDFVLYDPALSNRTLVLWFFPIFLFILGLFFAFRLVKPKRSDDRNID; encoded by the coding sequence ATGAGAAAAATATCGGTATCCGTGGCTTCAGCGCTAATGTTAATGATGACTGTTTTTACGACCACAGCAGCCAACAAAAGTGACCCCGTCATTTTTTATGACAATAACAAAGATGTCGCGATACAAGCTGAATTATTTGAATTTGATTCAGAGCAACAAAGACAAGAGGCCGTAAGTCTAGCGAAAAGCCTTCGTTGTCCGCAATGTCAGAACCAAAACCTAGTTGAATCTAACTCTCCTGTTGCCAAAGATCTGCGACTAAAAGTGTATCAAATGGTAAAAGACGGCCAGAGTGATGACCAAATAGTAGAGTTTATGACTCATCGTTTTGGTGATTTTGTACTTTATGATCCTGCATTATCAAATAGAACATTGGTATTGTGGTTTTTTCCTATTTTTCTATTCATTCTTGGGCTATTTTTCGCTTTTAGATTGGTTAAACCAAAGCGAAGCGACGATAGAAATATAGATTAA
- the ribA gene encoding GTP cyclohydrolase II, with protein sequence MAEVRARVALKVGLKSDIDAEILSFRGLETDKEHVALVFQNADQKENTPLVRIHSECLTGDVFHSSRCDCGEQLEETINKMGERGGVILYLRQEGRGIGLYNKIDAYRLQSEGMNTYEANNHLGFGDDLRDFTEAAQMLNALGIDKVKLITNNPKKINELQSLGIELEEVINTFAHVKQGNESYLKAKVSHGKHNLDI encoded by the coding sequence ATGGCTGAAGTCCGCGCCAGAGTGGCTTTAAAGGTTGGTTTGAAAAGTGATATCGATGCAGAGATTCTCTCTTTTCGTGGCTTGGAAACCGATAAAGAGCATGTAGCACTTGTATTTCAAAATGCCGACCAAAAAGAAAACACCCCATTAGTCAGAATCCATTCCGAGTGTTTGACCGGAGATGTATTTCATTCGTCACGTTGTGATTGTGGTGAGCAACTCGAAGAAACGATTAATAAAATGGGTGAACGAGGTGGGGTCATACTGTACCTTCGACAAGAAGGTAGGGGGATCGGATTGTACAATAAGATCGACGCTTATCGATTGCAAAGTGAAGGAATGAATACCTACGAAGCGAATAATCACCTAGGGTTTGGTGACGATTTAAGAGACTTTACCGAAGCTGCACAAATGCTTAACGCTTTAGGTATTGATAAAGTTAAGCTGATTACGAATAATCCTAAAAAAATAAACGAATTGCAAAGTTTAGGGATTGAACTTGAAGAGGTGATAAATACCTTTGCCCATGTCAAGCAAGGCAATGAAAGTTACCTAAAAGCGAAGGTTTCTCACGGAAAACACAACTTAGATATTTAG
- a CDS encoding L,D-transpeptidase family protein yields MNNRFLLILALCFTPPSLALEDLYQMNWLQVDKKVASEVTYPEILNEIYTARNFQLIWHEPETSQELESLLMIVHYAQLSDFFSARLLRLQNLRDEGRWYEYDVIATDTILNFNNYTKLVKENGFKWYYGSRVELPEIVLTNDAINQFVQNVNRGTLIDYVRALNGTPDQMDHVHQAVSLLTQGIDSGVRRYAQVGIIKIGDGIYNKRPLVDRLKVVGINTEDIDVNTMEYDQPLIKAVEQFQRMHGLKVDGVIGKETLYWINKPLEDRLYSVALNTERSRLMPKDLQNTIIVNLPSFHLNYWYLGENQFSSKVIVGKKKRKTPLLRVKMDTLIMNPSWKIPKKLVREDIIPLIKKDDSYLERMNMKIVKYWGSKEVIDPSTIDWQTIDPDAFSYNMIQAPGKRNALGAFKFNTPNARAIYLHDTPSKYLFNNTTRAYSSGCIRVQYADKFAQTLMKVQGIEPPKQSIEDPIMHRVALKRHIPVHILYQTAWVKNGQIQYRKDIYGYDNRTSSLNLTKN; encoded by the coding sequence ATGAATAATCGGTTTTTACTGATATTAGCATTGTGTTTTACTCCTCCATCGCTAGCACTAGAAGATTTGTACCAAATGAACTGGTTGCAAGTTGACAAGAAAGTCGCTTCGGAAGTCACCTATCCCGAAATTTTAAATGAAATCTATACGGCCCGTAATTTTCAACTCATTTGGCATGAACCAGAGACGTCTCAAGAGTTAGAGTCATTACTAATGATTGTACATTACGCTCAGTTAAGTGATTTTTTCTCAGCTCGATTGTTAAGGTTACAAAATTTACGAGATGAAGGGCGGTGGTATGAGTACGATGTTATTGCGACCGACACGATATTGAATTTTAATAACTACACAAAGCTAGTAAAAGAAAACGGTTTTAAGTGGTATTACGGGAGTCGCGTGGAGCTCCCAGAAATTGTACTGACCAATGACGCTATCAATCAGTTCGTGCAAAACGTGAATAGAGGAACACTTATTGATTACGTTAGGGCCTTGAATGGCACACCAGATCAAATGGACCACGTGCATCAGGCGGTAAGCTTGCTGACACAAGGCATTGACTCTGGAGTCAGGCGTTATGCACAAGTGGGTATTATCAAAATAGGCGACGGCATATATAACAAACGTCCTCTAGTAGACCGTTTGAAGGTTGTTGGCATTAACACTGAAGATATCGATGTCAACACGATGGAATATGACCAACCTTTAATTAAGGCTGTGGAACAGTTTCAAAGAATGCATGGCTTAAAAGTTGATGGGGTTATAGGAAAAGAGACGTTATACTGGATCAATAAGCCACTTGAAGACCGTTTATATTCTGTCGCGCTAAATACTGAACGTTCCAGATTGATGCCAAAGGACCTCCAAAACACTATCATCGTCAATCTCCCTAGTTTTCATTTAAATTATTGGTATCTAGGGGAAAATCAATTTTCTTCAAAAGTTATCGTAGGAAAAAAGAAGAGAAAAACACCGCTGCTAAGAGTGAAGATGGATACATTAATTATGAATCCTTCATGGAAAATCCCTAAAAAATTAGTGCGTGAAGATATCATTCCTTTAATTAAAAAAGATGATAGTTATCTCGAAAGAATGAATATGAAAATCGTAAAGTACTGGGGTTCGAAAGAGGTTATTGACCCTTCGACGATTGATTGGCAGACAATCGATCCAGACGCTTTTTCATACAATATGATACAGGCTCCCGGGAAACGAAATGCGTTAGGTGCATTTAAGTTTAATACACCAAATGCTAGAGCTATATACCTACATGATACGCCGTCAAAATACTTGTTTAACAATACAACGCGTGCTTATAGTTCAGGATGTATCAGGGTTCAATATGCAGATAAATTTGCTCAAACCTTGATGAAAGTGCAGGGGATTGAACCACCGAAGCAATCCATTGAAGACCCGATAATGCATCGAGTAGCGCTAAAAAGGCATATACCTGTTCATATACTCTATCAAACTGCTTGGGTTAAAAATGGGCAGATCCAATACAGAAAAGATATCTACGGTTATGACAACAGAACATCCTCTCTAAATTTGACTAAAAACTGA
- a CDS encoding YcbK family protein has protein sequence MPINTVDRRQFLRLTTGGVALATFFPTSVLASLAEQNSQLTKNKVVSFKNLHTGEKLQTQFDSNNRIFAAEINKINHIFRDFRRNEVHDIDKHLLSQLNAIQTLLNSSAEVQLISGYRSPLTNELLRSKSGAVAKKSFHMLGKAMDFRLEGVPLDEVRDAAKTLKAGGVGYYPNSNFVHIDSGPVRSW, from the coding sequence ATGCCAATTAATACAGTAGACCGTCGACAATTTTTACGTCTAACCACTGGAGGTGTTGCCCTTGCTACCTTTTTCCCTACCAGTGTACTGGCCTCTTTGGCAGAACAAAATAGTCAATTGACTAAGAACAAAGTGGTTTCGTTTAAAAATCTCCATACCGGAGAAAAACTACAAACGCAGTTTGATTCAAATAATAGAATCTTTGCGGCCGAAATAAATAAGATAAATCATATCTTTAGAGATTTTCGTAGAAACGAAGTTCATGACATCGATAAGCATTTACTAAGTCAACTTAATGCGATTCAAACGTTATTAAACTCCAGTGCTGAAGTGCAATTAATATCCGGATACCGATCGCCTTTAACAAACGAGTTGTTGCGATCTAAGTCTGGTGCAGTGGCAAAAAAGAGTTTCCACATGCTAGGTAAGGCAATGGATTTCCGCTTGGAAGGGGTTCCGCTTGACGAAGTCCGAGATGCGGCAAAAACATTAAAAGCAGGTGGCGTTGGTTATTATCCAAACAGTAATTTTGTTCATATCGATTCTGGACCAGTACGTTCTTGGTAA
- a CDS encoding MBL fold metallo-hydrolase: MSLKYQIVPVTSFAQNCSIVWCDETMKGIVIDPGGDVKQLTMLIQELSVDVVNILLTHGHLDHVGGTQPLAQELGVEIIGPHKADNFWLQGLEGQSKMFGFPLTESFEPQHWLLDGDEVTFGNQTFAVYHTPGHTPGHVVFYSKDAQLIFVGDVLFAGGIGRTDFPQGDHETLIRSIKTKLWPLGNDVEFVPGHGPNSTIGRERRTNPFVADEMPLY, encoded by the coding sequence ATGAGCCTTAAATATCAAATTGTCCCAGTCACTTCTTTTGCACAAAATTGTTCAATTGTTTGGTGTGACGAAACCATGAAAGGTATCGTTATTGATCCCGGTGGGGATGTAAAACAGCTTACAATGCTAATTCAAGAACTGAGTGTAGATGTTGTCAATATATTGTTGACTCATGGTCACCTAGACCATGTTGGTGGGACGCAGCCATTGGCTCAAGAGTTGGGTGTTGAGATAATAGGTCCCCACAAAGCGGACAATTTTTGGTTACAAGGGTTGGAAGGTCAAAGTAAGATGTTCGGTTTTCCACTAACCGAATCTTTTGAGCCTCAACATTGGTTACTTGACGGTGATGAAGTTACCTTTGGCAATCAAACATTCGCGGTCTACCATACTCCGGGACATACGCCTGGACACGTTGTGTTTTACAGCAAAGACGCTCAACTTATTTTTGTCGGTGATGTATTGTTTGCAGGAGGAATAGGCAGAACCGATTTCCCGCAGGGTGATCACGAAACATTGATTCGGTCTATAAAGACCAAGTTGTGGCCTTTAGGTAACGACGTAGAATTTGTTCCCGGTCACGGACCTAATTCAACAATCGGTAGAGAGCGAAGAACAAATCCATTCGTAGCTGATGAAATGCCTCTGTATTAA
- a CDS encoding MarR family transcriptional regulator, whose amino-acid sequence MRLAHKRKVQMKLQKRVNVVLTTPSTKPKQKKTVQNDVIEVTEEKAVTSIVLTPKQQQVLDIVLNSSEGINSKQIGLEAGQEEGKAASWATGALKKLLEENLVLKVQLEGNKVQYKAN is encoded by the coding sequence ATGAGACTCGCTCATAAACGTAAAGTGCAAATGAAGTTGCAAAAACGCGTAAACGTCGTTTTGACAACACCTTCAACAAAGCCAAAACAGAAAAAAACAGTTCAAAATGACGTGATTGAAGTAACAGAAGAGAAAGCGGTTACGTCTATTGTCTTAACACCAAAACAACAACAAGTTCTTGATATTGTTTTGAATAGTTCTGAAGGAATCAATAGTAAACAGATTGGTTTGGAAGCAGGGCAAGAAGAAGGCAAAGCGGCCTCTTGGGCTACGGGTGCACTAAAGAAGTTACTAGAAGAAAATCTTGTACTAAAAGTGCAACTTGAAGGTAACAAGGTTCAGTATAAAGCGAACTAA
- a CDS encoding TRAP transporter substrate-binding protein: MSLISKSVKRVFTGTMVVAAVCISLMATSATAADKVYRLKLAETWGPNFPVFGDATKNMAAMAEKMSNGRLVIRIDSANKHKAPLGVFDMVKSGQYDMGHSGSYYWKGKVPNTLYFTSMPFGMTPAEQYAWFYHGGGMELMDKVYAPHNLLSFPGGNTDIQMGGWFQKEINSVDDLKGLKMRIPGFAGEVLAELGAKPTNIAPGELYTSLERRTIDALEWVGPSLDLRMGFHKIAPYYYTGWHEPGSELQFLVNKRTYEKLPEDLREILRIAMRTAAYDMYTQATHESGKNWVSMKTEYPNVQVKDFPPAVMKALREANDKLLAEHAAKDPLTKEIQDSQASYLKQVRSWTNISHRAYLNSQAASE; this comes from the coding sequence ATGAGTCTAATTTCGAAATCAGTGAAACGAGTCTTTACAGGGACGATGGTTGTCGCTGCAGTATGTATATCGCTAATGGCGACGAGTGCGACTGCCGCTGACAAAGTGTATCGATTAAAATTAGCAGAAACATGGGGACCTAACTTCCCTGTATTTGGTGATGCAACGAAGAATATGGCGGCAATGGCAGAGAAAATGTCAAATGGTCGGCTGGTGATTCGTATCGACTCTGCGAACAAACACAAAGCACCGCTTGGTGTATTTGATATGGTTAAATCTGGACAGTACGATATGGGACATTCGGGCTCATATTATTGGAAGGGTAAAGTACCCAATACATTGTATTTTACATCGATGCCTTTCGGTATGACGCCTGCAGAGCAGTACGCTTGGTTTTATCACGGCGGTGGTATGGAGTTGATGGATAAGGTTTACGCTCCTCACAACCTGCTTTCATTCCCTGGTGGTAACACGGATATACAGATGGGTGGTTGGTTTCAAAAAGAGATCAACAGTGTTGACGACCTAAAAGGGTTGAAAATGCGTATACCTGGATTCGCAGGTGAAGTATTGGCTGAACTGGGTGCAAAACCAACTAATATTGCGCCTGGAGAGCTATATACATCTTTAGAGCGTCGCACCATAGATGCATTAGAGTGGGTTGGTCCTTCGTTAGATCTTCGTATGGGGTTCCACAAAATTGCACCTTATTACTATACAGGTTGGCATGAGCCGGGTTCTGAATTGCAGTTCTTAGTGAATAAGCGTACTTATGAGAAGTTACCAGAAGATTTACGCGAAATTTTAAGAATAGCAATGCGCACCGCAGCTTATGACATGTACACACAAGCAACGCATGAAAGTGGTAAGAACTGGGTATCAATGAAGACGGAATATCCAAACGTTCAAGTTAAGGACTTTCCACCTGCAGTAATGAAAGCATTACGCGAAGCAAATGATAAACTACTTGCCGAGCATGCAGCTAAAGACCCACTAACGAAAGAGATTCAAGATTCTCAAGCGTCTTACTTAAAACAAGTACGTTCATGGACCAATATTTCCCATCGAGCCTACCTAAACAGCCAAGCCGCGTCTGAATAA
- a CDS encoding TRAP transporter small permease subunit encodes MRSLIKMEQLFNRIGDLLGWLASILFILLVINVVYDVVMRYAFNDVSIGFQELEWHLFSAVFLLGVPYAIRTAGHVRVDIFYERLSTRAQSIIDLIGTLVFLLPFCLLVAWYGIDFAKESYALGETSGDPGGLAYRWIIKALIPLSFMFMALSGVGLLLNSINNIISPKRAILETKRNES; translated from the coding sequence ATGAGAAGTCTTATCAAGATGGAACAGTTGTTCAATCGTATAGGCGATCTATTAGGCTGGTTAGCCAGTATTTTATTTATCCTGCTTGTTATAAATGTTGTTTACGATGTCGTTATGCGTTATGCATTCAACGATGTATCTATTGGTTTCCAAGAACTGGAATGGCACCTTTTTTCTGCTGTATTTTTACTTGGTGTCCCTTACGCAATTCGTACCGCGGGACATGTAAGAGTTGATATTTTTTATGAAAGATTATCCACAAGAGCACAATCTATTATTGATCTGATAGGCACCCTTGTTTTTTTACTCCCTTTTTGTCTTTTAGTTGCTTGGTATGGTATTGATTTTGCGAAAGAAAGCTATGCGCTTGGTGAAACATCCGGTGACCCAGGTGGTCTAGCTTATCGTTGGATTATTAAAGCACTCATACCACTTTCGTTTATGTTTATGGCACTCAGTGGCGTTGGTCTTTTACTCAATTCTATCAATAATATTATCAGTCCTAAAAGAGCTATCTTAGAGACGAAGAGGAACGAATCATGA
- a CDS encoding TRAP transporter large permease subunit, which translates to MIGIVMFFVALLALLLGFPVAFTFGGIAFLFGTWAEGIEMFAFMPYRIQSIMENTVLMAVPLFVFMGLVLQKTKLAEQLLESMGRLFGDVRGGIAISTVLVGALLAASTGVVGASVVAMGLISLPVMLKYNYDKGLACGTICASGTLGQIIPPSIVLILLGDVLGVPVGDLFQAAIWPGFVLVGAYIIYILIYAKLNPEATQTIERDESISRQEEVITALKAVIPPLALIIVVLGSIFAGIATPTESAALGGTGAIVLALLYKQFSFRMVYEASKETVKVTAMVFAILLGATAFSMAFTYTGGDILVEEWMLDLPGEKWGFLIIVMLVILVLGFFIDFVEICFIIVPIIAPVAELMGINMVWFAILVAMNLQTSFLTPPFGFSLFYLKGVAPKGVTTADIYRGVLPFILIQVAVLVSLLVFPGFYGM; encoded by the coding sequence ATGATCGGTATAGTGATGTTTTTTGTTGCTCTCTTGGCTTTGTTACTTGGTTTTCCTGTTGCCTTTACATTTGGTGGTATCGCTTTCCTATTTGGTACTTGGGCCGAGGGAATCGAGATGTTTGCTTTCATGCCTTATCGAATACAGTCGATAATGGAGAATACCGTTCTGATGGCGGTCCCGTTATTTGTATTCATGGGCTTAGTATTGCAAAAGACCAAATTGGCAGAGCAGCTATTAGAGTCTATGGGACGCCTGTTTGGGGATGTTCGTGGTGGTATAGCAATATCAACCGTTTTAGTAGGCGCATTGTTAGCCGCATCTACTGGAGTGGTAGGCGCATCTGTTGTAGCGATGGGCCTCATTTCTCTGCCAGTAATGCTTAAATATAATTATGATAAGGGCTTAGCTTGCGGAACGATTTGTGCCTCAGGTACCTTAGGTCAGATTATCCCTCCTTCCATCGTTTTGATTCTATTGGGTGATGTGCTCGGTGTACCGGTTGGAGACCTTTTCCAAGCGGCAATATGGCCAGGTTTCGTACTAGTCGGTGCCTACATTATCTATATCCTTATCTACGCTAAGCTTAATCCAGAAGCGACACAAACAATAGAAAGGGATGAGTCGATATCACGTCAAGAAGAAGTCATCACTGCCCTTAAAGCGGTTATCCCTCCTCTTGCACTCATTATTGTTGTATTAGGGTCGATATTTGCGGGTATTGCAACGCCAACAGAATCGGCGGCATTGGGTGGCACAGGGGCGATTGTTCTTGCGCTTCTATATAAGCAATTTAGCTTCCGTATGGTCTACGAGGCATCGAAGGAGACCGTAAAAGTAACCGCTATGGTGTTTGCAATATTACTCGGTGCAACGGCCTTTTCCATGGCCTTCACCTATACCGGTGGTGACATACTTGTAGAAGAGTGGATGCTTGATTTGCCGGGAGAAAAATGGGGATTTTTAATCATTGTAATGCTCGTGATATTGGTTCTCGGGTTCTTTATCGATTTCGTTGAGATCTGCTTTATTATTGTCCCTATTATTGCACCTGTCGCAGAGCTTATGGGGATCAATATGGTTTGGTTTGCTATCTTGGTTGCGATGAACCTCCAAACTTCCTTCCTCACACCACCATTTGGTTTTAGCCTATTTTACCTGAAAGGGGTCGCTCCCAAAGGGGTGACGACAGCCGATATTTACCGAGGTGTATTACCCTTTATTCTGATTCAAGTAGCGGTTTTAGTTAGCCTATTGGTTTTCCCTGGTTTCTATGGAATGTGA
- a CDS encoding cache domain-containing protein translates to MPLKAKLILLTLIPLIIVSASISWISIYQAKSLGQKEIEIFRDNLIQARESALKDSIDMAISAIQPIYENASSSDLAAQEQVKTILGQLSYGNDGYFFVYDRNGVNLVHPMLPELVGKNLMEFQDNNGDYLIEALLFQAQAGGGFHRYLWQKPSTNEVVQKLSYASWLDKWGWMIGTGLYIEDISNEVMQMQDTVNKNIETTFFSVISILAVTVAVIIVLTLAINLHEHRLADRNLKELAHKTVMFQEDEKKHLARELHDGINQLLVSSKCHLEILDNKLDHSEMSDVLNQHIEKSQSSLSMAINEVRRISHNLRPSALDDIGLEAALMTLLKDFKSHSEIEIETLFDTQDGKLNSEIATTLYRVTQESLTNIEKHANASKITVILHQMGNMLQLMIRDDGVGFDEVDGLVKKGIGLRNMRERVEFIGGEFELSSEPHLGTEITVLLNLDGLMVWKNR, encoded by the coding sequence ATGCCACTTAAAGCAAAATTAATCCTATTGACCCTCATTCCTTTGATTATAGTGAGTGCCAGTATCAGTTGGATATCTATCTATCAAGCCAAATCCCTTGGTCAAAAAGAGATCGAGATATTCCGTGATAACTTAATACAGGCCCGAGAGTCTGCTTTAAAAGACAGTATCGATATGGCCATCAGCGCTATTCAGCCAATATACGAAAATGCATCATCTAGTGACCTCGCCGCACAAGAGCAGGTAAAAACAATCTTAGGTCAACTGAGTTACGGAAACGATGGGTATTTTTTTGTTTACGATAGGAATGGAGTGAATTTAGTCCATCCTATGTTGCCGGAACTTGTTGGTAAAAACTTGATGGAGTTCCAAGACAACAACGGTGATTATCTTATTGAAGCATTGTTGTTTCAAGCGCAAGCTGGTGGTGGCTTTCATCGGTACCTATGGCAAAAACCATCAACCAATGAAGTGGTTCAGAAGCTAAGTTATGCCTCCTGGCTCGACAAGTGGGGATGGATGATCGGCACCGGACTCTATATAGAAGACATCAGCAATGAAGTGATGCAGATGCAAGATACGGTAAACAAAAATATCGAAACCACGTTTTTTTCGGTTATCTCAATATTGGCGGTCACGGTTGCCGTCATAATTGTACTGACCTTGGCTATCAATTTACATGAACATAGGTTAGCGGATAGAAATCTAAAAGAACTGGCCCATAAAACAGTCATGTTTCAAGAGGATGAAAAGAAACACTTGGCACGGGAGTTACATGATGGCATTAATCAATTACTGGTATCGAGTAAGTGTCACCTTGAGATTCTAGATAACAAACTGGATCACAGTGAAATGAGTGATGTGCTTAACCAACATATTGAAAAATCGCAAAGCTCATTGTCGATGGCGATTAATGAAGTTCGTAGAATTTCACATAACCTTAGACCCAGTGCACTAGATGATATTGGTTTAGAGGCCGCTTTGATGACGTTGTTAAAGGATTTTAAATCACATTCTGAGATCGAAATAGAAACGCTCTTTGATACTCAAGACGGCAAGCTTAATTCTGAAATTGCGACGACGCTTTATCGAGTCACCCAAGAGTCGCTAACCAATATTGAAAAACATGCAAATGCTTCAAAAATCACAGTTATCTTGCATCAGATGGGTAACATGTTACAGCTGATGATTCGAGATGATGGGGTTGGATTTGACGAAGTCGATGGTTTAGTTAAAAAAGGTATTGGTCTGCGAAATATGAGAGAAAGGGTAGAATTTATTGGCGGGGAGTTTGAGCTTTCAAGTGAACCGCATTTAGGCACGGAGATCACTGTGTTGCTTAACTTGGATGGGTTGATGGTATGGAAAAACCGATAA
- a CDS encoding response regulator transcription factor — protein sequence MEKPIRIIIVDDHQVVLEGFMARLEIEPEIQVVATASNGLEAIDTVKQHQPDVVLMDVSMPIMNGIDATKLIKEEFPDVKVLMLTMHDNREYIINVMQAGAVGYMLKEISAEKMVQAIKTVNLGSTYFCESTTQTLFAEAVIPAAKKANPLSRREEAVLKLVAQGSSSKKIASLLNISYRTVETHRQNIKHKLNVHSTAELAKYAVETGLLN from the coding sequence ATGGAAAAACCGATAAGAATTATCATTGTAGATGATCATCAAGTTGTATTAGAAGGCTTTATGGCCAGACTAGAGATTGAGCCTGAAATCCAAGTCGTGGCAACGGCATCAAATGGATTGGAAGCGATAGATACAGTTAAACAACATCAACCTGACGTGGTTCTAATGGACGTGAGTATGCCAATTATGAATGGTATTGACGCGACCAAATTAATAAAAGAAGAATTCCCCGATGTGAAAGTGCTGATGTTAACCATGCACGACAACCGTGAATATATAATCAATGTCATGCAAGCTGGCGCGGTTGGGTACATGCTTAAAGAAATATCAGCTGAAAAAATGGTACAGGCTATCAAGACGGTTAACTTGGGTTCAACTTACTTCTGTGAATCGACAACGCAAACGCTGTTTGCTGAAGCGGTTATACCAGCGGCTAAAAAGGCAAACCCTTTAAGTCGTCGAGAGGAAGCGGTATTAAAACTTGTTGCGCAAGGTAGTAGTAGTAAAAAGATAGCGAGTCTTTTGAATATTAGTTACCGAACCGTTGAAACTCACAGGCAAAACATAAAACACAAATTGAATGTGCATTCTACTGCGGAACTCGCTAAATACGCCGTTGAAACTGGGTTGCTAAATTGA